The Peromyscus eremicus chromosome 16_21, PerEre_H2_v1, whole genome shotgun sequence genome includes the window aactctgatttttattttctataattttttatgGCTAATAGAGCATTTGTAGCCATCAAGATCATAAGGTCAACTTGGTAAGCTAGAGATGGAACACTGTCAAAGGAACTTATTAGATATTTAATAAAGACGTTTTATTTCAGAAAACACCATCTTTCTTCACTGGATTAAATATATTGACTTATAAAGCAAAATTTGGAAGATGAAGTTTGTGGCGGGGAAGTCTAATAATGAAAAACCGAATAGCAGAAAACAAAGATGTCTTGAGGATTTTATAACCATGATCCTCTGGGGCGAGGGCTGAGACACAGCTTATGCCCGATGATCACGGTGGTGGCCCGGCTTTACGCTATTCTTAACCTTCTTCTCCACCTtggctcttccttctcttcttctctgtcttgggTTTATCACCCTCTTCCCCTCCTGGATTTCCTTCAGGTGGTGGTGCCGCGGGTGCTTCTGCTGGGGCCCCTCCTGCGGGGGGTTGTTGTGCTTCAGGAGCTGGGGCCGCTGTCTTGGATGGCCTTGCTGCGGGAGGTGGAGCATTTGAGGCCATTCTCTGGGGCGGCCACGAGGCAGGAGGCGTAGCAGTCTTCATGTATTGGTACTCGAATTCATGTTCGGTCACTGGGCACTCGCCCTGCCATCCCTGTCTCTTCAGCATGGCGTCGTTGGTCCTCCTCATCTTGGACTCAGGTCTTCTGTACCGTGGTGGTTCAGACCACATGGTTTCGGGTGGAAGGCCTGGGTCAAACCTCACTTGAGAGTCTTGTCCTCTTGGCGAGTCCCGCCTCCTTGACGCTCCTATCTGATCCATCATCGGAACCTCGCCCTCGCACTGCAGCCCCATCCCCGGCCGGACCCTTCGTTTGATCTCTCTCTTGTGCAGCATTGTGTAGGATTCATTAGGACCTCCAATCATTCTCTTTTTCAGTGAGTCCCTGCATCCTTCTAGCAAGAGTCCCTCTTCCGGTCCATCACAACCTAGGAATAGAACTGAATATACAGCAAAAGCGTGTGATTCAGGTATCCAGTaattcctttccccctcccccaagactGACTTTAAAACCAACAAACTGAGGGTCATTGAAGATTTCCCCCAAAATATAAAATGGTGGAAATTACATAGTATAGTTATTAATGTGACCTAGATATTAGATAATGTAGGTATtgataactaataataaaatacagataTTATTGATAAAATTCTGGATTCTTTTCAGTAAATTggaaggccagtgagagaaaggTAAAATGTAATGGGAAGGAGATGGCTGTTTGTTCGGTAGGTTAAGACTAATGAATAGTGGTAAGGGGGATAATGAGCTTGTAGCTTGGGAAGAAATCAGATAAGATTTACTGTGGGAAGAAACgattatcttttaaaatggaagaaaactcAAATGTGCTGTCCCTGTTGACAAAAAGCATATTTCATCATGTAAAAGTAATAATAGTACTAGCTGATAATTATTGCCTTTATCACATTCCAAGCACCCACTCTCCatacatttttagatttatttattttgtgttaagTGTGTGTTTTTGATGAAAGCACACCACATGTGATCAGTGCTCTTGGAAGCTAGAGGAGAGTGCCAGTCCCTGGATCTGGTGTCAGGGACAGCTGTGAGACCCATGGAGCTTCAgggcaccaggtcctctgcaagagcagtaagtgctcttaaccatggagctgtTCTCTCCAGCTCAGCCCGGCACCCACTTTTTTGAGCATTAAATAAAACAGTCCCATCTTCACAACAGCCAGACAAGCCAGACCCTGTTGTTGTTAGAGTTCTACAGATGAAGGTGGAATCAGAGTGTCTAGGTGTTGCTGACGGaggagctgggaactgagcctgctAGTCAGATTCCAGAGTTCAGCTCTAAATATCACTTTAGACTACTTGAAATATATGCTAGCTCATTTGTCAAAATTTCAGGTCCCTTTAATGATGTGTGGGTAAGCCAGCTCTCCTGTGCATCCATTTCTGTGTTCTTATAGAACTCAACTTGTTAGCTTTGGGTAagaattttgtgggtttttttttgtttgtttctttttttttctctttagtggTTTGGTTCCCTAAATCAAGAAAAAAGAAGTATCTAGGCTATCAAAGTAAACCGTGAGGATTCTTGCTGGAGAAGGAAGGCGCAGTGTGGACAGGGGCCCAATACCTCCTGCCTGTCCAATAAAGTCATTTAGaaggcaggaggaagaagggagggccTCCACTGTCAAAAAGAGAGGAGCTCTAACAGCTATTGGGGTTCGGAATGCGGAATGAGTTTTCCTCACGCTGTGCTCGAGGCCAGTGAGGAGATGTTCATTGGCGCTCACTCTCGGAAGGTGGTTGGGGTGCAGGTGTTACAGCCCTTTTGCAGGACTTTACCTCCCCCGCGCAGCAAAGCAGACACTAGAAGTCTTAGGAGATTTTGAACAAGAGGGTATTTGAGGATTATATGCCTCAATTTTGGGAGTAGAACTGTCCAGTCCAGAAAGTATGTGAACTACGTCAAATATCTAAGTTGAGAATAGTTAAAGAACTTACCCATTGGAGGCAgtgctaaaaaaacaaaacacataagaGACATTAGGGGAGATTTTCAAACTCCAGGAGAACCCACTTTCCAACAGCCTTTCTCTagaaaattgttttttatttttgtttatgtgcttACATCTGTGAAAgcatgtgccgtgtgtgtgtgtgtgtgtgtgtgtgtgtgtgtgtgtgtgtgtgtgctctaggAGGCCAGGTAGAGTTGCAGGCAGCTGGGAgttgcctgg containing:
- the Tsbp1 gene encoding testis-expressed basic protein 1 isoform X28, whose protein sequence is MLWSAIPHKEVILAVTLTVLGLVILAILIARWTRRKQNVAQLSRYPSEQSAGLLDYEDGVSCARPKKGRGSRTSCSTESVMCRPAPAICASTPVICRPAPALCQGPGNKAKGSKSRDNLAGNAGHITGTIGPIMQFSAPIPGATGPIRLSQRTIVQTPGPIAQFTESSEEPSQACLPEGSNCAITPVAISCPPSPKAPVCATPASIVRQDPGCDGPEEGLLLEGCRDSLKKRMIGGPNESYTMLHKREIKRRVRPGMGLQCEGEVPMMDQIGASRRRDSPRGQDSQVRFDPGLPPETMWSEPPRYRRPESKMRRTNDAMLKRQGWQGECPVTEHEFEYQYMKTATPPASWPPQRMASNAPPPAARPSKTAAPAPEAQQPPAGGAPAEAPAAPPPEGNPGGEEGDKPKTEKKRRKSQGGEEG
- the Tsbp1 gene encoding testis-expressed basic protein 1 isoform X27, with protein sequence MLWSAIPHKEVILAVTLTVLGLVILAILIARWTRRKQNVAQLSRYPSEQSAGLLDYEDGVSCARPKKGRGSRTSCSTESAICRPAPAICASTPVICRPAPALCQGPGNKAKGSKSRDNLAGNAGHITGTIGPIMQFSAPIPGATGPIRLSQRTIVQTPGPIAQFTESSEEPSQACLPEGSNCAITPVAISCPPSPKAPVCATPASIVRQDPGCDGPEEGLLLEGCRDSLKKRMIGGPNESYTMLHKREIKRRVRPGMGLQCEGEVPMMDQIGASRRRDSPRGQDSQVRFDPGLPPETMWSEPPRYRRPESKMRRTNDAMLKRQGWQGECPVTEHEFEYQYMKTATPPASWPPQRMASNAPPPAARPSKTAAPAPEAQQPPAGGAPAEAPAAPPPEGNPGGEEGDKPKTEKKRRKSQGGEEG
- the Tsbp1 gene encoding testis-expressed basic protein 1 isoform X39 — encoded protein: MLWSAIPHKEVILAVTLTVLGLVILAILIARWTRRKQNVAQLSRYPSEQSAGLLDYEDGVSCARPKKGRGSRTSCSTESAGNAGHITGTIGPIMQFSAPIPGATGPIRLSQRTIVQTPGPIAQFTESSEEPSQACLPEGSNCAITPVAISCPPSPKAPVCATPASIVRQDPGCDGPEEGLLLEGCRDSLKKRMIGGPNESYTMLHKREIKRRVRPGMGLQCEGEVPMMDQIGASRRRDSPRGQDSQVRFDPGLPPETMWSEPPRYRRPESKMRRTNDAMLKRQGWQGECPVTEHEFEYQYMKTATPPASWPPQRMASNAPPPAARPSKTAAPAPEAQQPPAGGAPAEAPAAPPPEGNPGGEEGDKPKTEKKRRKSQGGEEG
- the Tsbp1 gene encoding testis-expressed basic protein 1 isoform X36; the encoded protein is MLWSAIPHKEVILAVTLTVLGLVILAILIARWTRRKQNVAQLSRYPSEQSAGLLDYEDGVSCARPKKGRGSRTSCSTESALCQGPGNKAKGSKSRDNLAGNAGHITGTIGPIMQFSAPIPGATGPIRLSQRTIVQTPGPIAQFTESSEEPSQACLPEGSNCAITPVAISCPPSPKAPVCATPASIVRQDPGCDGPEEGLLLEGCRDSLKKRMIGGPNESYTMLHKREIKRRVRPGMGLQCEGEVPMMDQIGASRRRDSPRGQDSQVRFDPGLPPETMWSEPPRYRRPESKMRRTNDAMLKRQGWQGECPVTEHEFEYQYMKTATPPASWPPQRMASNAPPPAARPSKTAAPAPEAQQPPAGGAPAEAPAAPPPEGNPGGEEGDKPKTEKKRRKSQGGEEG
- the Tsbp1 gene encoding testis-expressed basic protein 1 isoform X34; protein product: MLWSAIPHKEVILAVTLTVLGLVILAILIARWTRRKQNVAQLSRYPSEQSAGLLDYEDGVSCARPKKGRGSRTSCSTESALTISNPALCQGPGNKAKGSKSRDNLAGNAGHITGTIGPIMQFSAPIPGATGPIRLSQRTIVQTPGPIAQFTESSEEPSQACLPEGSNCAITPVAISCPPSPKAPVCATPASIVRQDPGCDGPEEGLLLEGCRDSLKKRMIGGPNESYTMLHKREIKRRVRPGMGLQCEGEVPMMDQIGASRRRDSPRGQDSQVRFDPGLPPETMWSEPPRYRRPESKMRRTNDAMLKRQGWQGECPVTEHEFEYQYMKTATPPASWPPQRMASNAPPPAARPSKTAAPAPEAQQPPAGGAPAEAPAAPPPEGNPGGEEGDKPKTEKKRRKSQGGEEG
- the Tsbp1 gene encoding testis-expressed basic protein 1 isoform X35; translation: MLWSAIPHKEVILAVTLTVLGLVILAILIARWTRRKQNVAQLSRYPSEQSAGLLDYEDGVSCARPKKGRGSRTSCSTESVICRPAPALCQGPGNKAKGSKSRDNLAGNAGHITGTIGPIMQFSAPIPGATGPIRLSQRTIVQTPGPIAQFTESSEEPSQACLPEGSNCAITPVAISCPPSPKAPVCATPASIVRQDPGCDGPEEGLLLEGCRDSLKKRMIGGPNESYTMLHKREIKRRVRPGMGLQCEGEVPMMDQIGASRRRDSPRGQDSQVRFDPGLPPETMWSEPPRYRRPESKMRRTNDAMLKRQGWQGECPVTEHEFEYQYMKTATPPASWPPQRMASNAPPPAARPSKTAAPAPEAQQPPAGGAPAEAPAAPPPEGNPGGEEGDKPKTEKKRRKSQGGEEG
- the Tsbp1 gene encoding testis-expressed basic protein 1 isoform X29 gives rise to the protein MLWSAIPHKEVILAVTLTVLGLVILAILIARWTRRKQNVAQLSRYPSEQSAGLLDYEDGVSCARPKKGRGSRTSCSTESVICRPAPAICASTPAICQSTPALCQGPGNKAKGSKSRDNLAGNAGHITGTIGPIMQFSAPIPGATGPIRLSQRTIVQTPGPIAQFTESSEEPSQACLPEGSNCAITPVAISCPPSPKAPVCATPASIVRQDPGCDGPEEGLLLEGCRDSLKKRMIGGPNESYTMLHKREIKRRVRPGMGLQCEGEVPMMDQIGASRRRDSPRGQDSQVRFDPGLPPETMWSEPPRYRRPESKMRRTNDAMLKRQGWQGECPVTEHEFEYQYMKTATPPASWPPQRMASNAPPPAARPSKTAAPAPEAQQPPAGGAPAEAPAAPPPEGNPGGEEGDKPKTEKKRRKSQGGEEG
- the Tsbp1 gene encoding testis-expressed basic protein 1 isoform X38 gives rise to the protein MLWSAIPHKEVILAVTLTVLGLVILAILIARWTRRKQNVAQLSRYPSEQSVSCARPKKGRGSRTSCSTESALCQGPGNKAKGSKSRDNLAGNAGHITGTIGPIMQFSAPIPGATGPIRLSQRTIVQTPGPIAQFTESSEEPSQACLPEGSNCAITPVAISCPPSPKAPVCATPASIVRQDPGCDGPEEGLLLEGCRDSLKKRMIGGPNESYTMLHKREIKRRVRPGMGLQCEGEVPMMDQIGASRRRDSPRGQDSQVRFDPGLPPETMWSEPPRYRRPESKMRRTNDAMLKRQGWQGECPVTEHEFEYQYMKTATPPASWPPQRMASNAPPPAARPSKTAAPAPEAQQPPAGGAPAEAPAAPPPEGNPGGEEGDKPKTEKKRRKSQGGEEG
- the Tsbp1 gene encoding testis-expressed basic protein 1 isoform X30; this encodes MLWSAIPHKEVILAVTLTVLGLVILAILIARWTRRKQNVAQLSRYPSEQSAGLLDYEDGVSCARPKKGRGSRTSCSTESAICASTPVICRPAPAICASTPALCQGPGNKAKGSKSRDNLAGNAGHITGTIGPIMQFSAPIPGATGPIRLSQRTIVQTPGPIAQFTESSEEPSQACLPEGSNCAITPVAISCPPSPKAPVCATPASIVRQDPGCDGPEEGLLLEGCRDSLKKRMIGGPNESYTMLHKREIKRRVRPGMGLQCEGEVPMMDQIGASRRRDSPRGQDSQVRFDPGLPPETMWSEPPRYRRPESKMRRTNDAMLKRQGWQGECPVTEHEFEYQYMKTATPPASWPPQRMASNAPPPAARPSKTAAPAPEAQQPPAGGAPAEAPAAPPPEGNPGGEEGDKPKTEKKRRKSQGGEEG
- the Tsbp1 gene encoding testis-expressed basic protein 1 isoform X32, producing the protein MLWSAIPHKEVILAVTLTVLGLVILAILIARWTRRKQNVAQLSRYPSEQSAGLLDYEDGVSCARPKKGRGSRTSCSTESVICRPAPALTISNPALCQGPGNKAKGSKSRDNLAGNAGHITGTIGPIMQFSAPIPGATGPIRLSQRTIVQTPGPIAQFTESSEEPSQACLPEGSNCAITPVAISCPPSPKAPVCATPASIVRQDPGCDGPEEGLLLEGCRDSLKKRMIGGPNESYTMLHKREIKRRVRPGMGLQCEGEVPMMDQIGASRRRDSPRGQDSQVRFDPGLPPETMWSEPPRYRRPESKMRRTNDAMLKRQGWQGECPVTEHEFEYQYMKTATPPASWPPQRMASNAPPPAARPSKTAAPAPEAQQPPAGGAPAEAPAAPPPEGNPGGEEGDKPKTEKKRRKSQGGEEG
- the Tsbp1 gene encoding testis-expressed basic protein 1 isoform X25 — protein: MLWSAIPHKEVILAVTLTVLGLVILAILIARWTRRKQNVAQLSRYPSEQSAGLLDYEDGVSCARPKKGRGSRTSCSTESVICRPAPAICQSTPALTISNPALCQGPGNKAKGSKSRDNLAGNAGHITGTIGPIMQFSAPIPGATGPIRLSQRTIVQTPGPIAQFTESSEEPSQACLPEGSNCAITPVAISCPPSPKAPVCATPASIVRQDPGCDGPEEGLLLEGCRDSLKKRMIGGPNESYTMLHKREIKRRVRPGMGLQCEGEVPMMDQIGASRRRDSPRGQDSQVRFDPGLPPETMWSEPPRYRRPESKMRRTNDAMLKRQGWQGECPVTEHEFEYQYMKTATPPASWPPQRMASNAPPPAARPSKTAAPAPEAQQPPAGGAPAEAPAAPPPEGNPGGEEGDKPKTEKKRRKSQGGEEG
- the Tsbp1 gene encoding testis-expressed basic protein 1 isoform X33; the protein is MLWSAIPHKEVILAVTLTVLGLVILAILIARWTRRKQNVAQLSRYPSEQSAGLLDYEDGVSCARPKKGRGSRTSCSTESAICASTPVICRPAPALCQGPGNKAKGSKSRDNLAGNAGHITGTIGPIMQFSAPIPGATGPIRLSQRTIVQTPGPIAQFTESSEEPSQACLPEGSNCAITPVAISCPPSPKAPVCATPASIVRQDPGCDGPEEGLLLEGCRDSLKKRMIGGPNESYTMLHKREIKRRVRPGMGLQCEGEVPMMDQIGASRRRDSPRGQDSQVRFDPGLPPETMWSEPPRYRRPESKMRRTNDAMLKRQGWQGECPVTEHEFEYQYMKTATPPASWPPQRMASNAPPPAARPSKTAAPAPEAQQPPAGGAPAEAPAAPPPEGNPGGEEGDKPKTEKKRRKSQGGEEG
- the Tsbp1 gene encoding testis-expressed basic protein 1 isoform X26, with translation MLWSAIPHKEVILAVTLTVLGLVILAILIARWTRRKQNVAQLSRYPSEQSAGLLDYEDGVSCARPKKGRGSRTSCSTESAICASTPVICRPAPALTISNPALCQGPGNKAKGSKSRDNLAGNAGHITGTIGPIMQFSAPIPGATGPIRLSQRTIVQTPGPIAQFTESSEEPSQACLPEGSNCAITPVAISCPPSPKAPVCATPASIVRQDPGCDGPEEGLLLEGCRDSLKKRMIGGPNESYTMLHKREIKRRVRPGMGLQCEGEVPMMDQIGASRRRDSPRGQDSQVRFDPGLPPETMWSEPPRYRRPESKMRRTNDAMLKRQGWQGECPVTEHEFEYQYMKTATPPASWPPQRMASNAPPPAARPSKTAAPAPEAQQPPAGGAPAEAPAAPPPEGNPGGEEGDKPKTEKKRRKSQGGEEG
- the Tsbp1 gene encoding testis-expressed basic protein 1 isoform X40 encodes the protein MLWSAIPHKEVILAVTLTVLGLVILAILIARWTRRKQNVAQLSRYPSEQSVSCARPKKGRGSRTSCSTESAGNAGHITGTIGPIMQFSAPIPGATGPIRLSQRTIVQTPGPIAQFTESSEEPSQACLPEGSNCAITPVAISCPPSPKAPVCATPASIVRQDPGCDGPEEGLLLEGCRDSLKKRMIGGPNESYTMLHKREIKRRVRPGMGLQCEGEVPMMDQIGASRRRDSPRGQDSQVRFDPGLPPETMWSEPPRYRRPESKMRRTNDAMLKRQGWQGECPVTEHEFEYQYMKTATPPASWPPQRMASNAPPPAARPSKTAAPAPEAQQPPAGGAPAEAPAAPPPEGNPGGEEGDKPKTEKKRRKSQGGEEG
- the Tsbp1 gene encoding testis-expressed basic protein 1 isoform X37; its protein translation is MLWSAIPHKEVILAVTLTVLGLVILAILIARWTRRKQNVAQLSRYPSEQSVSCARPKKGRGSRTSCSTESALTISNPALCQGPGNKAKGSKSRDNLAGNAGHITGTIGPIMQFSAPIPGATGPIRLSQRTIVQTPGPIAQFTESSEEPSQACLPEGSNCAITPVAISCPPSPKAPVCATPASIVRQDPGCDGPEEGLLLEGCRDSLKKRMIGGPNESYTMLHKREIKRRVRPGMGLQCEGEVPMMDQIGASRRRDSPRGQDSQVRFDPGLPPETMWSEPPRYRRPESKMRRTNDAMLKRQGWQGECPVTEHEFEYQYMKTATPPASWPPQRMASNAPPPAARPSKTAAPAPEAQQPPAGGAPAEAPAAPPPEGNPGGEEGDKPKTEKKRRKSQGGEEG
- the Tsbp1 gene encoding testis-expressed basic protein 1 isoform X31, whose protein sequence is MLWSAIPHKEVILAVTLTVLGLVILAILIARWTRRKQNVAQLSRYPSEQSVSCARPKKGRGSRTSCSTESVICRPAPAICASTPAICQSTPALTISNPALCQGPGNKAKGSKSRDNLAGNAGHITGTIGPIMQFSAPIPGATGPIRLSQRTIVQTPGPIAQFTESSEEPSQACLPEGSNCAITPVAISCPPSPKAPVCATPASIVRQDPGCDGPEEGLLLEGCRDSLKKRMIGGPNESYTMLHKREIKRRVRPGMGLQCEGEVPMMDQIGASRRRDSPRGQDSQVRFDPGLPPETMWSEPPRYRRPESKMRRTNDAMLKRQGWQGECPVTEHEFEYQYMKTATPPASWPPQRMASNAPPPAARPSKTAAPAPEAQQPPAGGAPAEAPAAPPPEGNPGGEEGDKPKTEKKRRKSQGGEEG